Proteins co-encoded in one Sulfurimonas sp. HSL1-2 genomic window:
- a CDS encoding TIGR01621 family pseudouridine synthase has protein sequence MILVFDHHDFAVVAKPAGMSFHSETGPGFVVQAAELTGCPLYPVHRLDKMTSGLVILAKSSEAAAAFTALFEKRSVEKYYLALSLRKPKKKQGWIKGDMGKARRGDWKLLKTMENPAVTRFISAPLREGERAFLVKPYTGKTHQIRVALKSLGSPIAGDGRYADKAEADKEERGYLHAYALRFTYNGELFSFTLPPDEGERFLSPLFSDLLQTWQAPWEHFPEKK, from the coding sequence ATGATCCTCGTTTTTGACCACCATGATTTTGCCGTTGTCGCCAAACCCGCCGGGATGAGCTTTCACAGCGAAACCGGGCCAGGGTTCGTCGTACAGGCCGCCGAGCTCACGGGCTGTCCCCTCTACCCGGTCCACCGCCTCGACAAGATGACCTCCGGGCTTGTCATCCTCGCCAAAAGCAGCGAAGCGGCTGCTGCCTTTACGGCACTGTTCGAAAAGCGCTCAGTCGAAAAGTACTACCTCGCCCTCAGCCTGCGCAAACCGAAAAAGAAGCAGGGGTGGATCAAGGGGGACATGGGCAAAGCGCGCCGCGGCGACTGGAAGCTGCTCAAGACAATGGAGAACCCGGCGGTGACCCGTTTCATCTCCGCGCCCCTGCGCGAGGGGGAGCGCGCTTTCCTCGTCAAGCCCTATACCGGTAAGACCCACCAGATCCGCGTGGCGCTGAAAAGCCTGGGCTCACCCATTGCCGGGGATGGCCGCTACGCCGACAAGGCGGAGGCGGACAAAGAGGAGCGCGGCTACCTGCACGCCTACGCCCTGCGTTTCACCTACAACGGCGAGCTTTTCAGTTTCACCCTTCCCCCCGACGAGGGGGAGCGTTTTCTCTCACCCCTGTTCAGCGATCTGCTGCAGACATGGCAGGCCCCCTGGGAGCACTTTCCCGAAAAGAAATAG
- a CDS encoding FAD-dependent oxidoreductase, whose amino-acid sequence MNPSTYDVLIIGGGVSGSALLYALERYTDLGTLCLLEKYGALATLNSSATSNSQTLHCGDIETNYTLEKAAKVKRTAKMVEKYCLQHGYENDIIHAHQKMALGVGYDEVNFMTKRHEEFSTLYPYLRIFDRDTLKRIEPAVVYDADGKERLEPIVGVGVQGEYTTVDFKRLSDSFVENAMQGSNKHTDVFFNQHVMKITKRGELYEVRTGSRTYYARFVVVDAGAHSLFLAHRMGYGLDFGILPMAGSFYRSTRHILSGKVYMVQNPKLPFAALHGDPDLLLGGLTRFGPTALMLPKLERYKRGTYLDFLRTLRFDHTIASIFYDLLKDPDIRNYVLRNFLFEVPWLNKRLFVKDARKIVPSLQLSDIEYASGFGGVRPQVLDKKQRKLLLGEASIDTGEGIVFNMTPSPGATSCLGNARRDVETVCAYLGRRFDHARFDAELTEGDRT is encoded by the coding sequence GTGAACCCCTCAACCTACGACGTCCTTATTATCGGCGGCGGTGTCTCCGGTTCGGCGCTGCTCTATGCCCTCGAGCGTTATACCGACCTGGGGACCCTCTGCCTCCTGGAAAAATACGGTGCCCTGGCCACGCTCAATTCCAGCGCCACCTCCAACTCCCAGACCCTGCACTGCGGCGACATCGAGACGAACTATACGCTGGAGAAAGCGGCGAAGGTCAAACGGACCGCCAAGATGGTCGAGAAGTACTGCCTGCAGCACGGCTACGAGAACGACATCATCCATGCCCACCAGAAGATGGCCCTGGGCGTCGGGTACGACGAAGTCAACTTTATGACGAAGCGCCACGAGGAGTTCAGCACCCTCTACCCCTACCTGCGTATCTTTGACCGTGACACGCTTAAACGGATCGAACCCGCCGTCGTGTACGACGCCGACGGCAAGGAGCGCCTCGAACCCATCGTCGGTGTCGGCGTCCAGGGGGAGTACACCACCGTCGACTTCAAACGCCTCAGCGACTCCTTCGTCGAAAACGCCATGCAGGGCAGCAACAAGCACACCGACGTTTTTTTCAACCAGCACGTCATGAAGATCACCAAACGCGGGGAGCTGTACGAGGTCCGTACCGGCAGCCGCACCTACTACGCCCGCTTCGTCGTCGTCGACGCCGGTGCCCACAGCCTCTTTCTCGCCCACCGCATGGGGTACGGGCTCGATTTCGGCATTCTGCCGATGGCCGGCAGCTTCTACCGTTCGACCAGACATATCCTGAGCGGCAAGGTTTACATGGTCCAGAACCCCAAACTCCCCTTTGCCGCCCTGCACGGCGACCCGGACCTGCTGCTGGGCGGCCTCACCCGTTTCGGCCCCACGGCCCTGATGCTGCCCAAACTCGAACGCTACAAGCGGGGGACCTACCTCGATTTTCTCCGTACCCTCCGTTTCGACCACACTATCGCCAGCATCTTCTACGACCTGCTCAAAGACCCGGATATCCGCAACTACGTCCTGCGCAACTTCCTCTTCGAAGTACCGTGGCTGAACAAACGCCTCTTTGTGAAGGATGCGCGCAAGATCGTCCCCTCGCTGCAGCTCTCCGACATCGAGTACGCCTCAGGTTTCGGCGGGGTCCGCCCGCAGGTACTCGATAAAAAACAGCGCAAACTGCTGCTGGGCGAGGCGAGCATCGATACCGGGGAGGGGATCGTCTTCAACATGACGCCCTCCCCGGGGGCGACGAGCTGCCTGGGCAACGCCCGGCGCGACGTGGAGACGGTCTGCGCCTACCTCGGCCGCCGCTTCGACCACGCCCGCTTTGACGCGGAACTTACCGAAGGAGACCGGACATGA
- a CDS encoding glycosyltransferase, which yields MKKLLYITDQQEYADHGTIAPLFGHYLKKHLQVTIVYYTRYKDSFQYKGDDCIVPESELENIVGYLDKEGIDLGSFHFILVRNRFDILRTVLAHRVRYGYRVGFRLSFPKTETAYAAMMAKYKRAFFPALALKYKRSRERRLIEACDLFLPSSAMLAAGLYPGLDLPTLPLPAGIDPARIAAPKSGFTTPRRFVYVGSLDPLRRFETLLDAFATLTRLEWSLDISTFDPTYLKTILKGYPQLAGRIRILQATNLTELGRQIRACDVGLALMPALPIFAMTLPAKVMDYYAAGVPALLTDTPKNRDRLRDGDEAFFCAFDTAAIAATLETLIRCDSDELSKVREQGLNRLLGAGRSYDIMAEQLHRRLITL from the coding sequence ATGAAAAAGCTGCTCTACATCACGGACCAGCAGGAGTACGCCGACCACGGTACCATCGCCCCGCTGTTCGGGCACTACCTCAAAAAACACCTGCAGGTCACGATCGTCTACTACACCCGCTACAAGGACAGCTTCCAGTACAAAGGCGACGACTGCATCGTTCCCGAGAGCGAGCTGGAAAACATTGTCGGCTACCTCGACAAAGAGGGGATCGACCTCGGCAGCTTCCACTTCATCCTTGTGCGCAACCGCTTCGACATTCTCCGCACGGTACTCGCCCACCGTGTCCGCTACGGCTACAGGGTCGGTTTCCGCCTCTCCTTCCCCAAGACCGAAACGGCCTACGCCGCGATGATGGCCAAATACAAACGCGCCTTTTTCCCCGCACTGGCCCTGAAGTACAAACGCAGCCGGGAGCGGCGCCTCATCGAAGCGTGCGACCTCTTCCTCCCCTCATCGGCGATGCTGGCCGCAGGGCTCTACCCCGGCCTCGACCTGCCGACGCTTCCCCTGCCCGCCGGGATCGACCCGGCACGCATCGCGGCGCCGAAAAGCGGTTTCACGACGCCGCGCCGCTTCGTCTACGTCGGATCGCTCGACCCGCTCCGCCGTTTCGAAACGCTGCTCGACGCCTTCGCTACGCTTACGCGCCTGGAATGGAGCCTGGATATCTCTACCTTCGACCCGACCTATCTCAAAACAATCCTCAAAGGCTACCCGCAGCTCGCCGGGCGCATCCGGATCCTGCAGGCCACCAACCTCACGGAGCTCGGACGGCAGATCCGCGCCTGCGACGTCGGCCTGGCCCTGATGCCCGCCCTCCCCATCTTTGCCATGACCCTCCCGGCCAAGGTGATGGACTACTACGCCGCGGGCGTCCCGGCCCTGCTCACCGACACGCCCAAGAACCGCGACCGACTGCGCGACGGGGATGAAGCCTTCTTCTGTGCCTTTGACACCGCCGCCATCGCCGCGACGCTCGAAACCCTGATCCGCTGTGACAGCGATGAGCTTTCCAAGGTCCGCGAACAGGGCCTTAACCGGCTGCTCGGGGCGGGAAGAAGCTACGATATCATGGCCGAACAGCTCCACCGCCGGCTCATCACGTTGTAA
- the dnaE gene encoding DNA polymerase III subunit alpha, protein MSKYPFTHLHLHTEYSLLDGANKISNLVKRVKELGMTSVAMTDHGNMFGAIDFWHQMKGEGIKPIIGMEGYIHNGETLDDKSTRQRFHICLYAKNQKGYENLMYLSSMAYIHGFYYFPRITKKELREHSEGLICTSACLQGEVSWHLNTNSERNVKFGAGGYDEAKRVALEYKEIFGEDFYLELMRHGIADQLFIDEPLLKLSQETGIKLVATNDTHYTFPDDAQYHEAFMCIGMNKLYDDPNRLRHSVHEFYVKSPEQMERLYADVPEALEATQEIVDKCQLELELGNPTPPNFKFTREYAAKEGLDIDHADDAPLGPDATAEDKKKWMGAADKNDAEFFIHRCRLGLEARLKHVPPERHEEYRERLEYEMDVINSMKFPGYMLIVWDFVAEAKRMGVAVGPGRGSAAGSLVAYALEITDIDPMKYDLLFERFLNPERVSMPDIDMDFMQARRGEVIDYVVRKYGRNQVAQIITFGSLLAKGVIRDVSRVLDMPLSQADKMAKLIPEELGITLNGKKKGDDFKPGAFQKEPKIKELIDTDPQAKRVWEFSLKLEGLKRNAGMHAAGVVISNEELWKKTPIYKPPGEETFVTQYSLNYLEDVDLIKFDFLGLKTLDVIDNAIKLVKARYDRVIDWNTIDVDDPEVYKVIQSGATVGMFQIESSGMQDLNKRLKPSNFEDLIAVLALYRPGPMESGMLDDFIERKHGRKKIFYPFEEVSFDMLKDTLEPTYGMIVYQEQVMQIVQTVGGFSLGGADIVRRAMGKKKADLMEKYNREFSEGAAKQGLDYKKASALFDLIEKFAGYGFNKSHSAAYAMVTFQTAWLKTYYPQEFMAALLTSEKDNTDKVVKYIDEVKRMGIELSPPDINDSQLEFSATRKDGQDHILFGLGAIKGVGTSAVKSILEVRKDGEFTDLQDFVNRIDPQKVNKKVLESVAKAGGFDRYQYSRRALLEQMETVIETAKDSMQARRNAAGSLFGDDADITTVQLKLENAPEFGLKQILEFEKETLGFYVSGHPLDDYREELDQLDYTLSSDLENIADGSYAIFIGKVEEITKKISKKGNQFGIVNIMDFHGNLEVMLFSDKLEELEAMNLDEPIAFKVKVTHTEMFTRTSVTKIMTLKEVKKESKKVSTKIVEKPQEPLTLRLHLDNGVERLEELYRLVRRHPGTRPLKLNIVSKLQNVVIDSAIRVNNSIMEELAALSDVDVA, encoded by the coding sequence ATGAGCAAATACCCCTTTACCCACCTGCATCTGCATACCGAATACTCCCTGCTCGACGGCGCGAACAAGATCAGCAACCTTGTCAAACGCGTCAAGGAGCTGGGGATGACTTCGGTCGCGATGACCGACCACGGCAACATGTTCGGCGCCATCGATTTCTGGCACCAGATGAAAGGGGAGGGGATCAAGCCCATTATCGGCATGGAGGGGTATATCCACAACGGTGAGACCCTGGATGACAAGAGCACCCGCCAGCGTTTCCACATCTGCCTCTACGCGAAAAACCAGAAGGGGTACGAGAACCTGATGTACCTCTCCTCCATGGCCTATATCCACGGCTTTTACTACTTCCCCCGCATCACCAAAAAGGAGCTGCGCGAGCACAGCGAAGGGCTCATCTGTACCTCGGCCTGTCTGCAGGGGGAGGTGAGCTGGCACCTCAACACCAACAGCGAGCGTAACGTCAAATTCGGCGCCGGCGGTTACGACGAGGCGAAGCGGGTGGCGCTGGAGTACAAGGAGATCTTCGGCGAGGACTTCTACCTGGAGCTGATGCGCCACGGCATCGCCGACCAGCTCTTTATCGACGAACCGCTGCTGAAGCTCTCGCAGGAGACGGGGATCAAGCTCGTCGCGACGAACGACACCCACTACACCTTCCCCGACGACGCCCAGTACCACGAGGCGTTCATGTGTATCGGGATGAATAAACTCTACGACGACCCCAACCGCCTGCGCCACTCTGTCCACGAGTTCTACGTCAAGAGCCCGGAGCAGATGGAGCGGCTCTACGCGGACGTCCCCGAAGCGCTCGAAGCGACCCAGGAGATCGTCGACAAGTGCCAGCTCGAGCTCGAACTCGGCAACCCGACGCCGCCGAACTTCAAGTTTACCCGCGAGTACGCCGCCAAAGAGGGGCTCGACATCGATCACGCCGACGATGCGCCGCTGGGGCCGGACGCAACGGCCGAGGATAAGAAAAAATGGATGGGCGCCGCCGACAAGAACGATGCGGAGTTCTTCATCCACCGCTGCCGCCTGGGGCTGGAAGCGCGCCTCAAACACGTACCGCCGGAACGCCACGAGGAGTACCGGGAGCGCCTGGAGTACGAGATGGACGTCATCAACTCCATGAAGTTCCCCGGCTACATGCTTATCGTCTGGGACTTCGTCGCCGAAGCCAAGCGCATGGGCGTCGCCGTCGGCCCTGGCCGCGGTTCCGCGGCGGGGAGCCTCGTCGCCTACGCCCTGGAGATCACCGACATCGACCCCATGAAGTACGACCTGCTCTTCGAGCGTTTCCTGAACCCCGAACGTGTATCGATGCCCGATATCGATATGGACTTCATGCAGGCGCGCCGCGGCGAGGTCATCGACTACGTCGTGCGCAAGTACGGCCGCAACCAGGTGGCGCAGATCATCACCTTCGGTTCATTGCTGGCCAAAGGGGTCATCCGCGACGTCTCCCGCGTCCTCGACATGCCGCTCTCCCAGGCGGACAAGATGGCGAAGCTCATCCCCGAAGAGCTGGGCATCACCCTCAACGGCAAGAAGAAGGGCGACGACTTCAAACCGGGCGCCTTCCAGAAAGAGCCGAAGATCAAGGAGCTGATCGACACCGACCCGCAGGCGAAGCGCGTCTGGGAGTTCAGCCTCAAACTTGAAGGGCTCAAGCGCAACGCCGGGATGCACGCGGCAGGGGTCGTCATCAGCAACGAAGAGCTCTGGAAGAAGACCCCCATCTACAAGCCGCCGGGGGAGGAGACCTTCGTCACCCAGTATTCGCTCAACTACCTCGAGGACGTCGACCTGATCAAGTTCGACTTCCTGGGCCTCAAGACCCTCGACGTCATCGACAACGCCATCAAGCTCGTCAAGGCGCGCTATGACAGGGTGATCGACTGGAACACGATCGACGTGGACGACCCCGAGGTCTACAAGGTGATCCAGAGCGGGGCGACGGTCGGGATGTTCCAGATCGAATCGAGCGGGATGCAGGACCTGAACAAGCGGCTCAAGCCCTCCAACTTCGAAGACCTTATTGCGGTCCTGGCGCTCTACCGCCCGGGACCGATGGAGTCGGGGATGCTTGACGACTTTATCGAGCGCAAGCACGGGCGCAAGAAGATCTTCTACCCCTTCGAAGAGGTCAGCTTCGACATGCTCAAAGACACCCTGGAGCCGACCTACGGGATGATCGTCTACCAGGAGCAGGTCATGCAGATCGTCCAGACCGTCGGCGGCTTCAGCCTCGGCGGCGCGGACATCGTCCGGCGTGCGATGGGTAAGAAGAAAGCGGACTTGATGGAGAAGTACAACCGCGAATTCTCCGAGGGGGCGGCGAAGCAGGGGCTGGATTACAAGAAAGCCTCCGCGCTCTTCGACCTGATCGAGAAGTTCGCCGGCTACGGTTTCAACAAGTCCCACTCGGCGGCCTACGCGATGGTCACCTTCCAGACGGCATGGCTCAAGACCTACTACCCGCAGGAGTTCATGGCGGCACTCCTGACGTCGGAAAAGGACAACACCGACAAGGTCGTCAAGTACATCGATGAGGTCAAGCGGATGGGAATAGAGCTGAGCCCGCCGGACATCAACGATTCGCAGCTCGAGTTCAGTGCCACCCGCAAAGATGGCCAGGACCACATCCTCTTCGGGCTCGGTGCCATCAAGGGGGTCGGGACCTCCGCGGTCAAATCGATCCTCGAGGTGCGCAAGGACGGCGAGTTCACGGACCTGCAGGACTTCGTCAACCGCATCGACCCTCAGAAGGTGAACAAGAAGGTGCTCGAATCCGTCGCCAAGGCGGGGGGCTTTGACCGCTACCAGTATTCGCGCCGCGCACTTCTTGAGCAGATGGAGACGGTGATCGAGACGGCCAAGGACTCCATGCAGGCGCGCAGGAACGCCGCGGGCAGCCTTTTCGGTGACGATGCGGACATCACCACGGTACAGCTCAAACTCGAAAATGCACCGGAGTTCGGGCTCAAGCAGATCCTCGAGTTCGAGAAGGAGACCCTGGGCTTCTATGTCTCCGGCCACCCGCTCGATGACTACCGCGAGGAGCTCGACCAGCTTGACTATACCCTGTCGTCAGACCTGGAGAACATCGCCGACGGCTCCTATGCCATCTTTATCGGGAAGGTCGAGGAGATCACGAAGAAGATCTCCAAGAAAGGGAACCAGTTCGGCATCGTCAACATCATGGACTTCCACGGCAACCTCGAGGTGATGCTCTTCAGCGACAAGCTCGAGGAGCTCGAGGCGATGAACCTCGACGAGCCGATCGCCTTCAAGGTCAAGGTGACCCATACGGAGATGTTCACCCGTACGAGCGTCACGAAGATCATGACCCTCAAAGAGGTGAAAAAAGAGAGCAAGAAGGTCAGTACGAAGATCGTGGAAAAACCGCAGGAGCCGCTGACCCTGCGCCTGCACCTGGACAACGGTGTCGAGCGTCTCGAGGAGCTCTACCGCCTGGTGCGCCGCCACCCGGGGACACGCCCGCTGAAGCTCAACATCGTCTCCAAGCTGCAGAACGTCGTCATCGACTCGGCCATCCGCGTCAACAACTCCATCATGGAGGAGCTGGCCGCACTCTCGGACGTCGACGTCGCATAA